One genomic segment of Suricata suricatta isolate VVHF042 chromosome 16, meerkat_22Aug2017_6uvM2_HiC, whole genome shotgun sequence includes these proteins:
- the CDH16 gene encoding cadherin-16, translating into MVPTWLWLLCLSVAEVFPEAQPTELYVEVPENYGGNFPLYLIKLPLPPEETEGKIVLSGNPGMTAEGPFAVDAESGFLLVTRVLDREEQAEYQLQVTRETEDGHVLWGPLPVLVHVKDENDQVPYFSQSIYRVRLSQGTRPGVPFLFLEASDEDEPGTANSDLRFYILNQAPAQPSPDMFQLEPRLGALALSPEGSTSLDQDMEGPYQLLVQVKDMGDQASGHQATATVDVSVVENTWVPLDPVHLAENLKVPYPHHIAQVHWNGGDIHYHLESQPPGPFDVDTEGTLYVTKELDREAQAEYLLQVQARNTRGEDYTEPLELRVVVMDENDNAPVCPLRGSPISIPELSPPGTEVTRLLAEDLDATGSPNSHIVYCLLSPEPEEGTEGRAFKLDSTSGRVTVGDAPLQAGQSILLQVVAADLGGAEGGLSSTCEVTVTITDINNHAPEFTDSQIEPISLPEDTEPGTLVATLTATDADLEPVFRLMDFAIEAGDVEGTFGLDWEPDSSHVQLLLLKNLSYEAASSHKLVIVVRSMAELVGPGPGPGATATVTILVERVVPPPKLDQESYEASVPVSTPAGSLLLTIQPSDPMSSPLRFSLVNDSEGWFCIKEVSGEVHTARPLQGAQPGDMYTVLVEAQYEDEPTLSASATLVIHFLKAPSARAPTLNPVPTRHLCTPRQDHGVVISGPSEDPDVAGGHGPYSFALGPNPTVQRDWHLQALNDSHAYLTLALHWVEPREHVVPVVVSHNAQRWQLLIRVIVCRCNVEGQCMRKVGRMKGMPTKLSAVGILVGTLMAIGIFLILIFTHLTLARKKHLDHPVDSVPLKAVV; encoded by the exons ATGGTCCCTACCTGGCTGTGGCTGCTTTGCCTCTCCGTTGCCGAG GTCTTCCCAGAGGCCCAGCCTACAGAACTGTATGTGGAAGTCCCAGAAAACTATGGTGGAAATTTCCCTTTGTACCTGATCAAG CTGCCACTGCcccctgaggaaactgagggtaaGATTGTGCTGTCAGGAAACCCAGGCATGACAGCTGAGGGCCCCTTTGCTGTGGATGCAGAGTCTGGCTTCTTGCTGGTGACCAGGGTCCTGGATCGAGAGGAACAAGCAGAGTACCAGCTACAG GTCACCCGGGAGACTGAGGATGGACATGTCTTGTGGGGCCCACTGCCTGTGCTTGTGCATGTGAAGGATGAAAATGACCAGGTGCCCTACTTCTCTCAGTCCATCTACAGAGTTCGGCTGAGCCAGGGCACCAGGCCTG GtgtccccttcctcttccttgagGCTTCAGATGAGGATGAGCCAGGCACAGCCAACTCAGATCTCCGATTCTACATCCTGAAccaggccccagcccagccttccCCAGACATGTTCCAGCTGGAGCCTCGGCTGGGGGCTCTGGCCCTCAGTCCTGAGG GAAGCACCAGCCTAGACCAAGATATGGAAGGGCCTTACCAGCTATTGGTACAGGTCAAGGACATGGGTGACCAGGCTTCGGGCCACCAGGCCACAGCCACTGTAGATGTCTCTGTGGTAGAGAACACCTGGGTGCCTCTAGATCCTGTTCACCTGGCAGAGAATCTCAAAGTTCCATACCCACACCACATTGCCCAG GTACACTGGAATGGGGGAGACATACATTATCATCTGGAGAGCCAGCCCCCTGGACCCTTTGATGTGGATACAGAGGGGACCCTCTACGTGACCAAGGAGCTAGACCGAGAAGCCCAAGCTGAG TACCTACTCCAGGTGCAGGCTCGGAATACCCGTGGTGAGGACTACACAGAACCTCTGGAGCTGCGTGTGGTAGTGATGGATGAAAATGACAATGCACCTGTCTGCCCCCTTCGTGGTTCCCCAATCAGCATTCCTGAGCTCAGCCCTCCAG GCACTGAGGTGACTAGGCTGTTGGCAGAGGACCTGGATGCCACCGGTTCCCCAAATTCCCACATTGTGTATTGCCTGCTGAGCCCTGAGCCCgaggagggaacagagggaaGAGCCTTCAAATTGGACTCTACTTCAGGCAGAGTGACAGTCGGGGATGCCCCCCTCCAAGCTGGCCAGAGCATCTTGCTTCAGGTGGTGGCTGCTGACCtaggaggagcagagggtg GCCTCAGCAGCACATGTGAGGTCACTGTCACAATCACAGACATCAACAACCATGCCCCTGAGTTCACCGATTCCCAG ATTGAGCCTATAAGCCTCCCTGAGGACACAGAGCCTGGGACTCTGGTGGCCACACTCACGGCCACTGATGCTGACCTTGAGCCTGTCTTCCGCCTCATGGACTTTGCCATTGAGGCGGGGGATGTGGAGGGGACCTTTGGCCTGGATTGGGAGCCAGACTCCAGTCATGTCCAACTTCTGCTCCTCAAG AACCTCAGCTATGAGGCAGCTTCAAGCCACAAGTTGGTGATAGTGGTTCGGAGCATGGCAGAGTTGGTagggccaggcccaggccctggaGCCACAGCCACAGTGACGATTCTTGTGGAAAGGGTGGTGCCACCCCCCAAGTTGGACCAGGAGAGCTACGAGGCCAGTGTCCCAGTCAGCACCCCAGCTGGCTCCCTCCTGCTGACCATCCAACCCTCAGACCCCATGAGCAGTCCCCTCAG gttctCCCTGGTCAATGACTCAGAGGGCTGGTTCTGCATCAAGGAGGTCTCTGGAGAGGTGCACACCGCCCGGCCCCTGCAAGGCGCCCAGCCTGGGGACATGTACACAGTGCTCGTGGAGGCCCAGTATGAAG ATGAGCCGACCCTGAGTGCCTCTGCAACCCTCGTGATCCACTTTCTGAAGGCCCCTTCTGCTCGGGCCCCAACTCTGAACCCTGTGCCTACTCGACACCTCTGCACACCCCGCCAGGACCATGGTGTGGTTATCAGTGGACCCAGCGAGGACCCTGACGTGGCTGGTGGACATGGTCCTTACAGCTTTGCCCTTGGTCCCAACCCTACAGTGCAACGGGATTGGCACCTCCAGGCTCTCAACG ATTCCCATGCCTACCTTACCCTGGCCCTGCATTGGGTGGAGCCACGTGAGCACGTAGTACCTGTAGTTGTCAGCCACAATGCCCAGAGGTGGCAGCTCCTGATCCGAG TGATCGTGTGTCGCTGCAACGTGGAGGGGCAGTGCATGCGCAAGGTGGGCCGCATGAAGGGCATGCCCACGAAGCTGTCAGCAGTGGGCATCCTCGTGGGCACCTTGATGGCAATAG GCATCTTCCTCATCCTCATCTTTACTCACTTGACCCTGGCAAGGAAGAAGCACCTAGATCACCCAGTGGACAGCGTGCCCCTGAAAGCGGTGGTTTGA
- the PDP2 gene encoding pyruvate dehydrogenase [acetyl-transferring]-phosphatase 2, mitochondrial, which produces MSSTLPFWILNSARNSIATLQGGRRLYSRCASNRNKSRWRLFSQVPGTLKSSAPCSSFALQKAYRHTSTEEDDFHLQLSPEQVNEVLRAGESAHKVLDLVSGVPNSVLRFESNQLAANSPVEDRRGVASCLQTSGLMFGIFDGHGGHACAQAVSERLFYYVAVSLMSQQTLEQMEGAMESMKPLLPILHWLKHPGDSIYKDVTSVHLDHLRVYWQELLDLHMEMGLNIKEALMYSFQRLDSDISLEVQAPLEDEMTRNLSLQVAFSGATACMAHIDGVHLHVANAGDCRAILGVQEDNGMWSCLPLTCDHNAWNQAELSRLKREHPESEDRTVIMDNRLLGVLMPCRAFGDVQLKWSKELQRSVLERGFDTEALNIYQFTPPHCYTPPYLTAEPEVTYHRLRPQDKFLVLASDGLWDVLDNEDVVRLVVEHLAEAGRHKPDLAQRPANLGLMQSLLLQRKAQGLHAADQNAATRLIRHAIGSNEYGEMEPERLTAMLTLPEDLARMYRDDITVTVVYFNSDSIDAYYKRG; this is translated from the coding sequence ATGTCAAGTACTTTGCCCTTCTGGATCTTAAATTCTGCAAGGAACAGCATTGCCACATTACAAGGGGGCAGACGTTTATATTCAAGGTGTGcctcaaatagaaataaatcaaGATGGAGACTCTTTTCCCAGGTACCAGGCACCCTAAAAAGCAGTGCCCCATGCAGTAGCTTTGCCCTGCAGAAAGCCTACAGACACACATCAACAGAGGAAGATGATTTCCACTTGCAGCTCAGCCCTGAGCAGGTAAATGAAGTGCTGCGAGCCGGTGAGTCAGCTCACAAGGTCCTTGACCTTGTCAGTGGAGTCCCAAATTCAGTGTTACGGTTTGAGAGCAACCAGCTGGCTGCCAATTCCCCAGTGGAGGACCGGCGAGGTGTAGCCTCCTGCCTGCAGACCAGTGGGCTGATGTTTGGCATCTTCGATGGTCATGGTGGCCATGCATGTGCTCAGGCAGTGAGCGAGAGGCTCTTCTACTACGTGGCAGTATCACTGATgtcccagcagaccctggagCAGATGGAGGGAGCCATGGAAAGCATGAAGCCCCTGCTGCCCATCCTGCATTGGCTCAAGCACCCAGGGGACAGTATCTACAAGGATGTCACGTCAGTGCACCTTGATCATCTCCGTGTCTACTGGCAGGAGCTGCTTGACCTGCACATGGAAATGGGGCTCAATATTAAGGAAGCGTTAATGTATTCCTTCCAGAGACTGGATTCTGACATCTCGCTGGAAGTCCAGGCCCCGCTGGAAGATGAGATGACGAGGAACCTTTCACTCCAGGTGGCCTTCTCTGGGGCTACAGCTTGCATGGCCCATATTGATGGAGTTCACTTGCATGTGGCAAACGCTGGTGACTGTCGGGCCATCCTTGGGGTCCAGGAGGACAATGGCATGTGGTCttgtctgcccctcacctgcgACCACAATGCCTGGAACCAAGCTGAGCTATCACGGCTAAAGAGGGAGCACCCTGAATCAGAGGACAGGACAGTCATCATGGACAACAGGCTGCTGGGCGTGCTCATGCCCTGCAGGGCCTTCGGGGATGTCCAGCTGAAGTGGAGTAAGGAGCTGCAGCGCAGTGTCCTGGAGAGGGGCTTCGACACTGAGGCCCTCAACATTTACCAGTTCACCCCTCCACACTGCTATACTCCACCCTACCTGACTGCTGAGCCTGAGGTCACCTACCACCGGCTGAGGCCCCAGGATAAGTTCCTCGTGTTGGCTTCAGATGGCCTGTGGGACGTGCTGGACAATGAGGATGTGGTGAGGCTGGTAGTGGAGCACCTGGCTGAAGCAGGACGGCACAAGCCAGACCTGGCCCAGAGACCCGCCAACCTAGGActcatgcagagcctgctgctgCAGAGGAAAGCGCAGGGCCTCCATGCAGCCGACCAAAATGCAGCCACACGTCTGATCAGACACGCCATAGGGAGCAATGAGTATGGGGAGATGGAGCCGGAGCGGCTAACAGCGATGCTGACCTTGCCAGAGGACTTGGCGAGGATGTATAGGGATGACATCACTGTCACTGTGGTGTATTTTAACTCAGACTCAATTGATGCATATTACAAAAGGGGTTAA